A section of the Ovis canadensis isolate MfBH-ARS-UI-01 breed Bighorn chromosome 1, ARS-UI_OviCan_v2, whole genome shotgun sequence genome encodes:
- the PSMD2 gene encoding 26S proteasome non-ATPase regulatory subunit 2 translates to MARGKLGIVVFSRLSRARSADGDFQAARVGGSPRSFRSQAGFVGGGAVDDARKDTWETGGCARSGPALAVEMEEGGRDKAPLQPQQPPATSPGGGDEKPSGKERRDAGDKDKEQELSEEDKQLQDELEMLVERLGEKDTSLYRPALEELRRQIRSSTTSMTSVPKPLKFLRPHYGKLKEIYENMAPGENKRFAADIISVLAMTMSGERECLKYRLVGSQEELASWGHEYVRHLAGEVAKEWQELDDAEKTQREPLLTLVKEIVPYNMAHNAEHEACDLLMEIEQVDMLEKDIDENAYAKVCLYLTSCVNYVPEPENSALLRCALGVFRKFSRFPEALRLALMLNDMELVEDIFTSCKDVVVQKQMAFMLGRHGVFLELSEDVEEYEDLTEIMSNVQLNSNFLALARELDIMEPKVPDDIYKTHLENNRFGGSGSQVDSARMNLASSFVNGFVNAAFGQDKLLTDDGNKWLYKNKDHGMLSAAASLGMILLWDVDGGLTQIDKYLYSSEDYIKSGALLACGIVNSGVRNECDPALALLSDYVLHNSNTMRLGSIFGLGLAYAGSNREDVLTLLLPVMGDSKSSMEVAGVTALACGMIAVGSCNGDVTSTILQTIMEKSETELKDTYARWLPLGLGLNHLGKGEAIEAILAALEVVSEPFRSFANTLVDVCAYAGSGNVLKVQQLLHICSEHFDSKEKEEDKDKKEKKDKDKKEAPADMGAHQGVAVLGIALIAMGEEIGAEMALRTFGHLLRYGEPTLRRAVPLALALISVSNPRLNILDTLSKFSHDADPEVSYNSIFAMGMVGSGTNNARLAAMLRQLAQYHAKDPNNLFMVRLAQGLTHLGKGTLTLCPYHSDRQLMSQVAVAGLLTVLVSFLDVRNIILGKSHYVLYGLVAAMQPRMLVTFDEELRPLPVSVRVGQAVDVVGQAGKPKTITGFQTHTTPVLLAHGERAELATEEFLPVTPILEGFVILRKNPNYDL, encoded by the exons ATGGCGCGTGGGAAGCTGGGAATTGTAGTATTCTCGCGGCTCTCGAGAGCGAGGTCCGCGGACGGAGACTTCCAGGCTGCGAGGGTGGGTGGGTCGCCGCGGAGTTTCCGGTCGCAGGCGGGCTTTGTGGGAGGAGGTGCCGTGGACGACGCACGCAAGGACACCTGGGAAACGGGGGGGTGCGCGCGCAGCGGGCCCGCATTGGCGGTGGAGATGGAGGAGGGTGGCAGAGACAAGGCACCACTGCAGCCCCAGCAACCCCCAGCTACGTCTCCCGGCGGCGGGGACGAGAAGCCTAGCGGCAAGGAGCGGCGGGATGCCGGGGACAAGGACAAAGAGCAGGAGCTG TCTGAGGAGGACAAACAACTTCAGGATGAACTGGAGATGCTCGTGGAACGATTGGGG GAGAAGGACACTTCCCTGTACCGACCAGCCCTGGAGGAACTGCGGAGGCAGATTCGTTCTTCTACAACTTCGATGACTTCAGTACCCAAACCTCTCAAATTTCTGCGTCCGCACTATGGCAAACTGAAGGAGATCTATGAGAACATGGCCCCTGGGGAGAATAAG CGTTTTGCTGCTGACATCATCTCTGTTTTGGCCATGACCATGAGCGGGGAGCGTGAGTGCCTCAAATATCGTCTTGTGGGGTCCCAGGAGGAATTGGCATCATGGGGTCATGAATATGTCAG GCATCTCGCAGGAGAAGTGGCTAAGGAGTGGCAGGAGCTGGATGATGCGGAGAAGACACAGCGGGAGCCACTGCTGACCCTGGTAAAGGAGATTGTCCCCTACAACATGGCCCACAATGCAGAGCATGAGGCCTGCGACTTGCTCATGGAAATTGAACAGGTGGATATGCTGGAGAAAGACATTGATGAGAATGCCTATGCAAAGGTCTGCCTCTATCTCACCAG TTGTGTGAATTACGTGCCTGAACCTGAAAACTCTGCCCTACTGCGATGTGCCCTGGGTGTGTTCCGGAAGTTCAGTCGCTTCCCTGAAGCTCTGAGATTGGCACTGATGCTCAATGACATGGAGCTGGTAGAAGATATTTTCACCTCCTGCAAAGACGT GGTTGTACAGAAACAAATGGCATTCATGCTGGGCCGGCATGGGGTGTTTTTGGAGCTGAGCGAAGATGTGGAGGAGTATGAAGACCTGACAGAGATCATGTCCAATGTGCAGCTCAACAGCAACTTCTTGGCTTTAGCTCGAGAG CTGGACATCATGGAGCCCAAGGTGCCTGATGACATCTATAAAACCCACCTAGAGAACAACA GGTTTGGGGGCAGTGGCTCTCAGGTGGACTCTGCCCGTATGAATCTGGCCTCCTCTTTTGTGAATGGCTTTGTGAATGCGGCCTTTGGTCAAGACAAGCTGCTGACAGATGATGGCAACAAATGGCTTTATAAGAACAAGGACCATG GAATGCTGAGTGCAGCTGCGTCCCTTGGCATGATTCTGCTGTGGGATGTGGATGGTGGCCTCACCCAGATTGACAAATACCTGTACTCTTCTGAGGACTATATCAAG TCAGGAGCCCTCCTGGCCTGTGGCATTGTGAACTCCGGTGTCCGGAATGAGTGTGACCCTGCCCTGGCACTGCTCTCAGACTATGTCCTCCACAACAGCAACACCATGAGACTTGGTTCCATCTTTGG GCTTGGCTTGGCCTATGCTGGCTCCAATCGTGAAGATGTTCTCACCCTGCTGCTACCTGTGATGGGAGATTCCAAGTCCAGTATGGAG GTGGCAGGTGTGACAGCTCTGGCCTGTGGAATGATAGCAGTGGGCTCCTGCAATGGCGATGTCACTTCCACCATCCTTCAGACCATCATGGAGAAGTCAGAGACTGAGCTCAAGGATACTTACGCCCGTTGGCTTCCTCTTGGACTGGGCCTCAACCATCTGG GGAAGGGAGAGGCTATCGAGGCCATCCTGGCCGCTCTGGAGGTTGTGTCTGAGCCATTCCGCAGTTTCGCCAACACACTTGTGGATGTGTGTGCCTATGCAG GCTCTGGGAATGTACTGAAGGTGCAGCAGCTACTCCACATTTGCAGTGAGCACTTTGACTccaaggaaaaagaggaagacaaggacaagaaggaaaaaaaggacaaGGACAAGAAGGAAGCCCCTGCTGACATGGGAGCACATCAG GGAGTGGCTGTATTGGGGATCGCCCTTATTGCCATGGGGGAGGAGATTGGTGCAGAGATGGCACTACGaacctttggccacctg CTGAGATATGGGGAGCCTACACTCCGAAGGGCTGTGCCTTTAGCACTGGCCTTGATCTCTGTTTCAAATCCACGACTCAACATCCTGGATACCCTAAGCAAATTCTCTCATGATGCTGACCCAGAAGTGTCCTATAACTCCATCTTTGCCATGGGCATGGTGGGCAGTG GTACCAATAATGCCCGTCTGGCTGCGATGCTTCGCCAGTTAGCCCAGTATCATGCCAAGGACCCCAATAACCTCTTCATGGTGCGCTTGGCGCAG GGCCTGACACATTTAGGGAAAGGCACACTCACCCTCTGCCCCTACCACAGTGACCGGCAGCTTATGAGTCAAGTGGCTGTGGCTGGGCTGCTCACTGTGCTTGTCTCTTTCCTGGATGTTCGCAACA TCATCCTAGGCAAGTCACACTATGTATTATATGGACTGGTGGCTGCCATGCAGCCCCGAATGCTGGTCACATTCGATGAGGAGCTGCGGCCACTGCCGGTGTCTGTCCGTGTGGGCCAG GCAGTGGATGTGGTGGGCCAGGCCGGCAAGCCTAAGACCATCACAGGGTTCCAGACGCACACAACCCCAGTGTTGTTGGCTCACGGGGAGCGGGCAGAATTGGCCACTGAGGAGTTTCTTCCCGTCACCCCtattctagaaggttttgttaTCCTTCGAAAGAACCCCAACTATGACCTCTAA